The Verrucomicrobiota bacterium genomic interval CTTATAGCTTATCTTATGCATGTTTTGAAAACGGCTTTTCCGGGACGGGCTCTAATTAAAGGTAAGCCGACTGAGAAGTCGGCGACACAGCAGGTTTGGAAACCTGCGCTACGATGACAAGGCCGCCTGAGCGATTTGAATGATGCAGTTACAAACTGGAAATGGTATAAGGCGGAAAAACATTCACTGGTCTTGCCGCCGATTTTCCGTTATGTAGTACCCACCCGATACGGAAAGGATTCAATATGTTGATTGTATTTGTTCAGGTACATGTAAAACCGGAAAGCGTAGAGGCGTTTAAACACGCCACGCTCGAAAATGCGCGTAACAGCGTCCAGGAACCTGGCGTCGCCCGCTTTGATGTGGTGCAACAGGCGGATGACCCCACCCGTTTTGTGCTGGTCGAGGCATATCGCAGCGTGGAGGCCACCACCGCCCACAAGGAAACCCGCCATTATCAGGTCTGGCGCGATACCGTCGCCGGCATGATGGCCGAGCCGCGCACCAGTTTGAAATACGGGAACGTGTTTCCGGTGGATGCAGAGTGGTGAGGAGAGCTGGAAAAATCCGAATGCCGAAAACCGAATGCCGAAAGAAATCCGAGATCCGAATGCCGAAAACCGGTAGTAGTCGGGATAACGAAGCTTTAAGGAAACCTATATCAGAGTCTCCTTACCTACGGTTTTGCAATCAGGCTGGCGACCGGAATGTGGTGAGAATATTTTAGACCATGCGATTTGAGATTACATCGGTGCCGAGGATTATTTTTGGTCCGGGCACGTTCAAGGAAGTCGGCGGTATTGCACGGGAGTTTGGCGCGCGCGCGCTGGTGGTGACGGGCGGCGATCCGTCCCGGGTGGGGCAACTGGGTGAACTTCTAAAGTCACATGGCGTGGCCAGTGCCATTTTCTCCCTGAACGGCGAACCCAAAACCACGGATGTGGAGGCGGGCCTCGCCCAGGCGCGGCAGTTGCAGGCCGAGCTGGTGATCAGTTGCGGCGGCGGCAGTGCGATTGACTGCGGAAAGGCGATCGCCGCGATGCTCACCAACGAGGGGGAGCTACTCGATTATTTAGAAGTCATTGGCAAGGGCCGCCCCATCATGTGCCCAGGCGCTCCTTTCATAGCCATCCCCACCACGGCGGGCACCGGTGCCGAACTCACCCGCAACGCCGTGTTGGCCTCGCCGGAACACGGGGTGAAGGTCAGCTTGCGAAGTCCGCTCATGCTTGCACGCGTGGCGCTAGTGGATCCTGAATTAACCCTCAGCCTGCCCCCGGAAATCACGGCAGCTACCGGTCTGGATGCGTTGACCCAACTGATTGAGCCGTACACCTGCAATCGGGCCAATCCCATGACCGATGGGTTATGTCTCGAGGGTTTGCAACGCGCAGCGCGTTCCCTGCGTGAGGTGTTCACGAATGGAACCAACCTGGCCGCCCGTGAAGATATGTGTGCAGCGAGCCTGTTCAGCGGTTTTGCGCTGGCCAATGCCGGCTTGGGCGCGGCCCATGGCTTTGCCGCACCGATTGGCGGACAGTTCCCTGCCCCGCATGGAGCCGTCTGCGCTGCGCTGCTGCCGCAGGTCATGCGCCAAAACCTTATGGCGTTGCGCCAGCGCGCGCCGGGCAGCGATTCATTGGCGCGCTACCAAACGGTGGCCAGAGCGCTAACGGGTAATTCGCAGGCAAAGGCCGAGGATAGCGTGGATTGGGTGAGCGAACTCACCGGGTTCATGCGGATTCCACCACTACGGGTCTATGGCATCCGCCGCGAGGATTTTCCCGGATTAGTGGCAAAGGCCGCCAAGGCGAGCAGCATGAAAGCGAATCCGATCGCGTTAACAGTGGAAGAGTTAACGGGGATTTTAGAACAAGCGTGGCAGTCTAATTGCGGAATTTGGAATGCGGATTGCGGAATGTGATTCAGTTGGCTTCTGGCGTGTAGTGCATGGCGCTGGCGCGCCGTCGCAGATCGGCAAAGGCATCGCTCTCCAATTGATGCACGCGTTGGCGCAATAACCCGAGTTCGCGCCCGGTCTCCTCCAAAGTGCGCGGCCCGTCACCATCCAACCCGAAGCGCAAGCGCAGCAACTGTTGCTCGCGCACACCCAACGTATCCAGCAGGTCAGTGATAAAGGTCGCATCGCTTTGCTGCATGAGTTCGAGATCGGGCGATAGAGTGGTTTCATCCGGAAACAGCTCGCCGGGCAACGCCCCTTCGGTACACTGGTCCTCGGGCGCTGCGTGAATGCCCGACTCCATGGTTTCCCCGGAATTCAGCTCTTTGACCGGCACCTCGCCATCCGCAGAGGACCCACGGTGCTCAATGGGAATGAAGCGTTGGGAATCCTCCGGTTCATGCTGCAACCAACTCTCGGGCAACCGCACCACCCGTGACTGGTTGCTCAGCGCCCGCCGCATGCGCTGCCGAATCCAATGGCCGGCATACGTCGAAAACCGGGCGCCGCGATTCGGGTCATACAGGTCCACCGCCCGCATCAAACCAAGGTTGCCTTCACTGATCAGGTCGCTCAAGGGCAGCCCCATGCCCTGGTAGTTATGGGCGATATGCACGACCAATCGCAGGTTGCATAGAATCATTCGCTCCCGCGCCGCCGGATCGCCGCGCCGCACCCGCAAGGCCACCGACCGTTCGTCCGCCGCCGAAAGCGGGTCTTCCACCAGCGCCTCGCGGATATACAGCCGCAAGACAAAATCACCATCCAGAGTCTCCGGTAATTCCGAAAGTTCTGGTTCCCGGGGAACCTCGACCGACGACGCCGGAGCGGGCGGCACCGACCAGCCAGTTGGCAGAACTCCCGGCGGAACCGGGGGTGGTGCGGAAACATACTGGCTGTCAAAATCGCGAATCATCGGAATACCAATTGTAAAACCGTGGCGAGCAACGCCAGTTGCTTGGGTTCAAGACATTTGAGCCTCGTTCCCTCGGCCCCTACTGGATTTTGGAATCGCTTCATGAGGCCATGTTAGATGTATGGGCCGGGTTGTTTTGGAAGTCCTTTTCGAGCAATTCCAGCGCCTCCATTTGGCGGCGCAGCTCTTCCTGTTCCCGCAGCAGACCGTTCAAGGCTTCGTAGAACAGCCAGTCATCCACCAGCGCGGCGCGGCCCTCGGGGGTGCGCAGCAATTGCTTCAGCTCATGAGCGCCTTCGGCGGTCAAACGGCCTTCTTCCCATTCGGTGAGTAGTTGTTCCACGGATTTCATACGCCAAGTAATCGAAGTTTCTTTTCCGCGCACTCGCGCAACGCGCGGCGCAGCCGGGATAACGCCATCATCACGCTGTCAACGGATTGCTTTAACTCCTCGGACATCCGCTTGGTGGTATGGCCCAAGTCATACTTCATCTGCAACAAGTGCCGGGACCGGTCCGGCAGCGTCTCCAGGCAGTGACACAAGGCCTGACGCCGCGCCAGCCAATAATCCTGATTATCCTCCTGCTCTTTGAAGGCGACCTCGACCAATTCCATCAACTCCTGATCCACGATCACCTTCTCCTTCTGCCGGTCCCGCCAGTAATGGAGGATCAGGTTACGGGCGGTGCCCCGGCACCACTTGGGCAGGTCCTGAATCACGTCGCCACGCGTCAAGGCGTCGGACAGCCGCACCCAGACCTCCTGGAAGATATCCTCGGCGTCCTGCGGATGCCGCACGAAGCCGTTGATAAACGCGTACAGGCTGTGCCGGTGGGCCAGGAACTGCGTTGTTAATGGTCGCGGTTCTTTCATTGTTTTTTTATCAAACCCGTCTCTCCACGGGCTGTGCATTCATAGGTTAGTTCCACCAACTCCCCAAACCTAACAGAAAATTTTGAGAAATCTGCGGTCGCTGGGTCTAAAAATGATAAAAGTCACCTTTTTCGCCATCCGGACCTCCGCTAGCCCACACCACTGGCCGTGCTGCACGGTGCAGAGGCGTCAAAGTCCGAATCAATCGCCCCCGGGGGCGATGATGTATGCACCAGATCCAGTCCACATTCCCGCGCCGATTTCGGCCTGCACGTGGATGGCACTTTTGGAAAAACTCTTCCGATGACAATTTTTTTGTTACGTTTCGGGGGAATCGTGGAAATACTCGGCGAATATGCTTGAGGCAAAGGAACAGGAGCGCTTCATGTGCCTGTGGACGACCGCCCAACCGGCGGTGGCGAACTACGTTCATGCCCTGGTGCACGACCAGGGTGCCGCTAAAGACGTGCTCCAGGAGACCGCGCTGGTCTTATTCCGCCGTTTTCCGGAATACGATGGCACGCGGCCTTTTGTCGCCTGGGCGCTGGGAATAGCCCGGTTTCAAGTGATGGGTTTGCGCCGGAATGAGGCACGCAACCTAGTTGTGTTTGATAACGAGGTGCTGGAAAAATTCACTAAAACCTGGGCGGAGCTTGCACCGACCGTGTCGGATCGCGAGGCATGGTTGCAGGCCTGCCTCGCCCGCCTCGCCGCGCATGCGCGAACCGTGCTGCAGCTAAGGTACGTTGAGGGTTTTAGCGCGGAGGAGATCGCGAAACGTCTTGGCGCCAATGGGCCGGCTGTGCGAGTAACCTTGCAGCGCATCCGCGAACAACTGCGCACCTGTATTGAACGGCAACGACGCCGCGAAGGAGAAATCGCATGAACGATCCGGAAAAACTGATCGCCGACTACCTCGACAATGGCCTCATCGAAAGGGAGCGGGTGGAGCTCAACGCCTGGCTCAAGGCGGATCCGGCCAACCTGCGCCGATTCACAGAAGCCGTCCTGTTTGAGCAGCAAATACGGGCTGCCACCCGGGCCAGCGCGGCCCATCGGGCAGCGGCGGAATTCGCTCCCCAACGGCTGTGGCCGATGATTCCTTCCCGGTTCATCCGCTGGCTATCCTGGCGCCCGCTGGTGGCGGGAGTGGTGCTGGGGATGTTTTGCGCGTCAGTAGCCTGGGCTTATGTGAGTCCCCACGCGCCCAGAGCCGTTAAGCGCCTGCTGCCGCTGGCGAATGCCGGATTTGAGGACGGGGTAGCTCCGTTGCCTAACGGTGTTCCGGTGACCTTTGGGGTTTGGAGCGGAGATTGCGCTGAGGTCGTGGAAGCACAGCAGGGCATTGTGCCCAGGGAAGGGAAGCGCATGTTTCGTTTTTTGCGCTCCAATTCCACACAACCATCCTCCAGCGCACCCCCATATAACGGGAACATCTACCAACTCGTTGATGTGCGCGCCTGGCGGGAAACAATTGCCGGCGGAACTTCCGTGGTCGATTGGTCGGCCTGGTTCAATTACGCGCCCAAAGCTTCGTCGGAAAGGCCTAAGTTTGAGGCGAGCATGTGGGCCTTCGCGGGTGACCCTGCGCTGGTGCAGAAGAACTGGGTGGAGAAGCTGCATCAGGAGTTGGCCTACAGTTCCTGGAACATCGTCGCCGATGATGATCCGCAAAGCTGGCAGCCCATTGCGGGCAGCATGATTGTCCCACCGGATACAGATTTTCTCGTCATCGAGCTGAAGGTCATCCCTCAAAACCCGGTTCCGGTGGATGGGGTGGTCACGTTTGCCGACCACTACGCGGACGATGTGCAGCTGGTGCTGTGCACGAACACGCGGGAGCAGCCGCTGAAGCTAACGAGTCCCCACCGGTGATGGTTTACGAGCGATCAGGAAAAATTCAGCCCGGCACGCAACCATGAAGCGAGCGCCCGGATTGCTGTTGCAAGTTATCGCCACGTCCTGGCGCCCGCAGGGGAAGGAAATGGCACTGTATGGGAAATTAATGATAATCTGACTATGAACTATAAAACGATGCTACACTCGAACCCGCACCTGTGGCCCGGCAAATGCGCCAGCACGTTGGGGATCATGAGAGTCTTCATGCCCATGCTAATCATTTTCGGCCTGGCTCTCCTGCTGGCAAACGCCGCCGAAACCGCTACGACCGCCTCGCCTGCCCCGGCTGGCAGCGCGCCACCGGTGTCTGGGGCGGCGAAGGATTTGCCCATTGACCCTTTCCAGCAAAACGCCCGGCTGGGGCGGGGAATCAACATCCGCAGGATGGAGGAACTGGGGGAAAGCCACTATCGGGCGATCAAGGATGCCGGCTTCCAGCACATCCGCATCCCGCTTTTTCCATTCAAATACATGAAGAGCAAAAGCGGCTTCGACATTCAGCCGGTGTTCTTCTCGCAGCTCGACACAGCGGTACGATGCGCGCTGGCGCATGATTTGATGGTCACCCTGGATTTGCACGAGCATAAGGAGATGCGCAAAGACCCAGTCGGCACCCAGGGAAAATTCCTCGCGGCGTGGCGGCAGATCGCGCCGCATTGCAAAGACTACCCCAGCCAGGTGGTGTTCGAGATCGCGAACGAGCCGCCCATGAGTCCCGAGTTGTGGAATGCGCTGTATCCCCAGGCGCTGAAGATCATCCGCGCCTCGAACCCGTCGCGCACGGTGCTGGTGGGCGCCCCCGTTCGAGGTTGCCACATCCCCTACCTGAAGGATCTCCGCCTGCCCGAGAATGACCGAAACCTCATTGCCACCGTCCATTACTATGATCCCTTCGCCTTCACGCACCAGGGCGTTGCCTTTTCGGAACACTTCAAGGATGTCAGCGGGGTTAATTGGTCGGGCACAGAACAGGAGAAAAAAGCCATCACGGAGGCTTTCGACTTCGCCCAGAAGTGGTCCGAGGAGCATCATTGCCCAATCAACATGGGTGAATTCGGCACCGGCAGCAAGGGAGCCATGGAGGAGCGAATCCGCTGGACGAGCTTCGTGGTGCGGCAGATGGAGGCGCGGCATTGGAGTTGGAGTTTCTTTGAATTCGACCAGCCGGATTTCGGGATTTATGACAAGGCCTCCGGCAAATGGCTGGGCGGCATCCGTGATACGCTGCTGACAGATATGTTTGGAACAAAATGAACAACCTGATGCAAAGGAGAAGAACCACTATGAACAAATCAACCAACGCCCTTAACCGCCGCCACTTCTTCAGTCTCGCAGCGCTGGCACCACTTGTCACCGCTGTGCCATCGCCTGCGCTGACGCCGATCCAGCGCGCCGGCGGCCCCTTCCTCAAGCCCACGCTCAATGTGTATT includes:
- a CDS encoding putative quinol monooxygenase; the encoded protein is MLIVFVQVHVKPESVEAFKHATLENARNSVQEPGVARFDVVQQADDPTRFVLVEAYRSVEATTAHKETRHYQVWRDTVAGMMAEPRTSLKYGNVFPVDAEW
- a CDS encoding iron-containing alcohol dehydrogenase translates to MRFEITSVPRIIFGPGTFKEVGGIAREFGARALVVTGGDPSRVGQLGELLKSHGVASAIFSLNGEPKTTDVEAGLAQARQLQAELVISCGGGSAIDCGKAIAAMLTNEGELLDYLEVIGKGRPIMCPGAPFIAIPTTAGTGAELTRNAVLASPEHGVKVSLRSPLMLARVALVDPELTLSLPPEITAATGLDALTQLIEPYTCNRANPMTDGLCLEGLQRAARSLREVFTNGTNLAAREDMCAASLFSGFALANAGLGAAHGFAAPIGGQFPAPHGAVCAALLPQVMRQNLMALRQRAPGSDSLARYQTVARALTGNSQAKAEDSVDWVSELTGFMRIPPLRVYGIRREDFPGLVAKAAKASSMKANPIALTVEELTGILEQAWQSNCGIWNADCGM
- a CDS encoding RNA polymerase sigma factor RpoD/SigA, whose translation is MIRDFDSQYVSAPPPVPPGVLPTGWSVPPAPASSVEVPREPELSELPETLDGDFVLRLYIREALVEDPLSAADERSVALRVRRGDPAARERMILCNLRLVVHIAHNYQGMGLPLSDLISEGNLGLMRAVDLYDPNRGARFSTYAGHWIRQRMRRALSNQSRVVRLPESWLQHEPEDSQRFIPIEHRGSSADGEVPVKELNSGETMESGIHAAPEDQCTEGALPGELFPDETTLSPDLELMQQSDATFITDLLDTLGVREQQLLRLRFGLDGDGPRTLEETGRELGLLRQRVHQLESDAFADLRRRASAMHYTPEAN
- a CDS encoding sigma-70 family RNA polymerase sigma factor; this translates as MKEPRPLTTQFLAHRHSLYAFINGFVRHPQDAEDIFQEVWVRLSDALTRGDVIQDLPKWCRGTARNLILHYWRDRQKEKVIVDQELMELVEVAFKEQEDNQDYWLARRQALCHCLETLPDRSRHLLQMKYDLGHTTKRMSEELKQSVDSVMMALSRLRRALRECAEKKLRLLGV
- a CDS encoding sigma-70 family RNA polymerase sigma factor — protein: MLEAKEQERFMCLWTTAQPAVANYVHALVHDQGAAKDVLQETALVLFRRFPEYDGTRPFVAWALGIARFQVMGLRRNEARNLVVFDNEVLEKFTKTWAELAPTVSDREAWLQACLARLAAHARTVLQLRYVEGFSAEEIAKRLGANGPAVRVTLQRIREQLRTCIERQRRREGEIA
- a CDS encoding glycoside hydrolase family 5 protein; translated protein: MNYKTMLHSNPHLWPGKCASTLGIMRVFMPMLIIFGLALLLANAAETATTASPAPAGSAPPVSGAAKDLPIDPFQQNARLGRGINIRRMEELGESHYRAIKDAGFQHIRIPLFPFKYMKSKSGFDIQPVFFSQLDTAVRCALAHDLMVTLDLHEHKEMRKDPVGTQGKFLAAWRQIAPHCKDYPSQVVFEIANEPPMSPELWNALYPQALKIIRASNPSRTVLVGAPVRGCHIPYLKDLRLPENDRNLIATVHYYDPFAFTHQGVAFSEHFKDVSGVNWSGTEQEKKAITEAFDFAQKWSEEHHCPINMGEFGTGSKGAMEERIRWTSFVVRQMEARHWSWSFFEFDQPDFGIYDKASGKWLGGIRDTLLTDMFGTK